A stretch of Aristophania vespae DNA encodes these proteins:
- the secA gene encoding preprotein translocase subunit SecA, with product MFSRLARAIFGSANDRYLKRYQKRVPDINALEPKIQALSDEELRLKTGEFKERLSKGESLDDLLVEAFAVCREASKRVLGMRHFDVQLIGGMVLHEGRIAEMRTGEGKTLVATLPVYLNALTGKGVHVVTVNDYLARRDAEEMSQLYGFLGLSTGVIVPDLSDDERRKAYSSDITYGTNNEFGFDYLRDNMKYSLDEMVQRDFNYAIVDEVDSILIDEARTPLIISGPAEDSSDLYRQVDLVVLKLVEDPETYDKDEKLRTVTLTEAGSDRVEELLKEAGVLSDGGLYDVQNVAVVHHVQQSLRAHTLFSRDVDYIVRDGKLILIDEFTGRMMDGRRYSDGLHQALEAKEHVEIQQENQTLASITFQNYFRLYPKLSGMTGTAMTEADEFAEIYKLDVVEIPTNLPVKRQDGDDEVYLTAGEKYNAVAQLIAQINAKKQPVLVGTTSIEKSEYLSSILQKHKIKHSVLNARHHEKEASIVAQAGAPGAITIATNMAGRGTDIKLGGNVEMLVKQRTAEIENDEERNLLADRIREEVAQNRKLVESAGGLFVIGTERHESRRVDNQLRGRSGRQGDPGNSRFFLSLEDDLIRIFGTHRMGGMMQKMGLKEGEAIIHPWLNRALEKAQKKVEARNFDMRKNTLKYDDVMNDQRREVYAQRREYMASDDLSPIIKDLRRYVIEELVQDHIPEKSFPEAWDMKGLHQEIMRVLDLDLPVEEWSHEDGIDEEHMIDRIEAEAVKAHATRSALMGPDMMRMVEKHVLLTSFDSAWKEHLHALDQLRQGIGLRAYGQRDPLNEYKHEAFQMFKFMLSEMRLRTVQTLSRIQTVSEAPQTPEFPANAHYETVPESENDIIDAETLALWNNQTPRNAPCPCGSGLKFKHCHGKII from the coding sequence ATGTTTTCACGCCTTGCACGTGCTATTTTCGGTTCCGCCAATGATCGTTATTTAAAACGTTACCAAAAGCGAGTCCCTGACATTAATGCTTTGGAGCCTAAAATTCAGGCTCTCAGCGATGAAGAGCTGCGTTTAAAGACTGGTGAATTTAAAGAGCGTCTCTCTAAGGGAGAGAGCCTGGATGACCTCTTGGTAGAAGCTTTTGCCGTTTGTAGAGAGGCGTCAAAGCGTGTTTTGGGAATGCGCCATTTTGATGTGCAGCTCATTGGTGGTATGGTTTTGCATGAAGGACGCATTGCTGAAATGCGTACAGGCGAGGGTAAAACACTCGTTGCGACACTCCCCGTTTATCTCAATGCCCTTACTGGTAAGGGTGTGCATGTCGTTACTGTAAATGATTATCTGGCCCGACGTGATGCTGAGGAAATGTCTCAGCTTTATGGCTTTTTGGGCCTTAGTACTGGTGTAATCGTCCCTGATTTATCTGATGATGAGCGCCGTAAAGCTTATTCTTCCGACATTACATACGGCACTAATAACGAGTTCGGCTTCGATTATCTTCGCGATAATATGAAATATAGCCTTGATGAGATGGTGCAGCGTGACTTTAATTATGCCATCGTCGATGAGGTCGATAGTATTCTCATTGATGAGGCAAGAACGCCGCTAATCATTTCAGGTCCTGCTGAAGATAGTTCTGATCTTTACCGTCAAGTCGATCTTGTAGTGCTTAAATTAGTCGAAGATCCTGAGACATACGATAAAGACGAAAAATTACGCACTGTCACTTTAACCGAAGCAGGGTCAGACCGGGTTGAAGAATTACTCAAAGAAGCCGGTGTGCTGAGTGATGGTGGTCTTTATGATGTGCAAAATGTAGCAGTCGTTCACCATGTTCAGCAATCCTTACGCGCTCATACGTTATTTTCACGCGATGTCGATTACATCGTGCGTGATGGTAAACTCATTTTAATTGATGAATTTACAGGCCGTATGATGGATGGTCGGCGTTATTCCGATGGTTTGCATCAAGCGCTTGAAGCTAAAGAACATGTTGAAATCCAGCAGGAAAACCAAACTTTAGCCTCCATCACGTTCCAAAACTATTTCCGCCTTTATCCCAAATTGTCTGGCATGACCGGAACGGCTATGACCGAGGCGGATGAATTTGCAGAAATTTATAAATTAGATGTTGTTGAAATTCCCACCAATTTGCCCGTTAAGCGCCAGGATGGGGATGATGAAGTTTACCTCACTGCGGGCGAAAAATATAATGCTGTCGCACAGTTAATTGCGCAAATTAATGCCAAAAAACAGCCTGTGCTGGTGGGAACAACCTCTATTGAAAAGAGCGAATATTTATCCTCAATCCTTCAGAAACATAAAATAAAGCATAGTGTTCTTAATGCCCGCCATCATGAAAAGGAAGCGAGCATTGTGGCTCAGGCTGGGGCTCCTGGCGCCATAACTATTGCGACAAACATGGCTGGCCGTGGCACAGATATTAAGCTCGGTGGTAATGTTGAAATGCTGGTCAAACAGCGCACGGCCGAAATTGAGAATGACGAAGAGCGCAATCTTCTGGCTGATCGTATTAGAGAAGAAGTTGCCCAAAACCGTAAATTGGTCGAATCAGCAGGCGGGCTTTTTGTCATTGGTACTGAGCGCCATGAAAGCCGCCGCGTTGATAACCAGTTGCGTGGTCGTTCAGGCCGCCAGGGTGACCCAGGAAATTCACGCTTCTTCCTGTCATTAGAAGATGATCTTATTCGCATTTTTGGTACTCACCGCATGGGCGGTATGATGCAAAAAATGGGCTTAAAAGAGGGAGAAGCGATTATCCATCCCTGGCTTAATCGCGCCCTTGAAAAAGCACAAAAGAAAGTCGAAGCACGTAACTTCGATATGCGTAAAAACACGCTCAAATATGACGATGTCATGAATGACCAGCGCCGCGAGGTTTATGCTCAAAGGCGTGAATATATGGCGTCAGATGATCTTTCACCGATCATCAAAGATTTAAGACGTTATGTTATAGAAGAGCTGGTTCAGGACCATATTCCTGAAAAATCATTCCCAGAAGCCTGGGATATGAAAGGCCTTCATCAAGAAATTATGCGCGTCTTGGATCTGGACCTTCCGGTAGAGGAATGGTCACATGAAGATGGTATTGATGAAGAACATATGATTGACCGCATTGAAGCAGAGGCGGTGAAAGCTCATGCTACACGCTCTGCCTTAATGGGTCCCGACATGATGCGTATGGTCGAAAAGCATGTGCTCTTAACGTCATTTGACAGCGCCTGGAAAGAGCATCTTCATGCTTTGGATCAGCTGCGCCAGGGCATTGGTTTAAGGGCATATGGACAGCGCGATCCATTAAATGAATATAAGCATGAAGCCTTTCAGATGTTTAAATTCATGCTTTCAGAAATGCGCTTGAGAACAGTCCAGACCCTGTCACGTATACAGACAGTGTCTGAAGCCCCTCAAACACCTGAATTCCCTGCTAATGCACATTATGAAACCGTTCCAGAAAGTGAAAATGACATAATCGATGCTGAAACTTTAGCTTTATGGAATAATCAAACACCGCGTAATGCCCCATGTCCTTGTGGTTCTGGGTTAAAATTCAAGCATTGTCACGGTAAAATTATCTAA
- a CDS encoding YebC/PmpR family DNA-binding transcriptional regulator, producing the protein MAGHSQFKNIMHRKGAQDAKRAKQFGKVIREITVATRSGLPDPAMNPRLRAAIIAAREVNMPKDTVERAIRKASGAAGGDDYEEVRYEGYGPAGVAIIVEGLTDNRNRTASEVRAAFSKHGGSMGEANSVSFMFQRLGVVTYPLDVANEDEMLEAAIEAGADNVEVVDGFHEITSSMEALFTVRDELEKRFGEARSAKLDWRPETTVSLDEDKARSVLKLIDVLDENDDVQAVYANFDLPDEVAEALSA; encoded by the coding sequence ATGGCCGGCCATTCCCAGTTTAAAAATATTATGCACCGTAAAGGCGCGCAGGATGCTAAGCGTGCCAAACAATTTGGTAAAGTCATTCGTGAAATAACGGTTGCTACGCGCTCTGGTCTTCCTGACCCGGCCATGAATCCCCGTTTGCGGGCCGCTATTATTGCTGCACGCGAAGTGAATATGCCTAAAGACACCGTAGAGCGTGCTATTCGCAAAGCTTCCGGCGCTGCCGGGGGTGATGACTATGAAGAGGTTCGTTACGAAGGTTACGGTCCTGCCGGTGTTGCAATTATTGTCGAAGGTTTGACAGATAACCGCAATCGCACTGCTTCTGAAGTACGGGCAGCTTTTTCCAAGCATGGTGGCTCTATGGGAGAAGCTAATTCTGTTTCTTTCATGTTTCAGCGCCTTGGCGTTGTGACCTATCCTCTCGATGTGGCGAATGAAGACGAAATGCTGGAAGCTGCCATTGAGGCAGGAGCGGATAATGTCGAGGTTGTTGACGGTTTCCATGAGATTACGAGCTCAATGGAAGCGCTCTTCACCGTTCGCGATGAGTTAGAAAAGCGTTTTGGTGAGGCACGTTCGGCCAAACTAGACTGGCGCCCTGAAACGACTGTTTCTCTGGATGAAGATAAAGCACGTTCAGTGTTAAAACTCATTGATGTGCTCGATGAAAATGACGATGTGCAGGCTGTGTACGCTAATTTTGATTTGCCAGACGAGGTAGCAGAGGCTTTATCAGCTTGA
- the ruvC gene encoding crossover junction endodeoxyribonuclease RuvC — translation MIRLIGIDPGLRFMGWGVIEVEGNRLRHIADGVLATDSADSVPQRLCTLHEGLKNLIENFAPVEAAVEETYVNRNGSSTLKLGYARGVALLVPALVGLPVSEYGAMAVKRSVVGTGAASKEQVTMMVRRLLPGAIIKRADASDALAVAICHAHYRASACRVVQGVRMA, via the coding sequence TTGATACGTCTCATTGGTATTGACCCCGGCCTGCGTTTTATGGGCTGGGGTGTTATTGAGGTTGAAGGTAACAGGTTACGCCATATTGCTGATGGTGTTTTAGCGACAGATAGTGCGGATTCAGTCCCTCAGCGTTTATGCACCCTCCATGAAGGTTTGAAAAATCTCATAGAAAATTTCGCCCCTGTTGAAGCCGCTGTAGAAGAGACTTATGTTAATCGTAATGGTTCTTCTACTCTAAAGCTTGGTTATGCTCGTGGTGTAGCTCTTTTAGTGCCCGCTCTGGTAGGGCTCCCTGTAAGTGAATATGGGGCTATGGCTGTCAAAAGATCAGTCGTGGGTACAGGAGCAGCTTCCAAAGAGCAGGTAACTATGATGGTAAGAAGGCTTTTGCCTGGAGCAATAATTAAACGTGCAGATGCTTCTGATGCTCTTGCTGTTGCAATCTGCCATGCTCATTATCGTGCAAGTGCCTGTAGAGTGGTTCAGGGAGTGAGAATGGCATGA
- the ruvA gene encoding Holliday junction branch migration protein RuvA, whose protein sequence is MIGQLTGFVGQVENDCCIIDVNGVGYVVFASTQTLGQLAKPPEIARVFIETIVREDAIQLYGFAELEEREWFRLLTTVQGVGSRVALAILSVSQPIQLLQAINASDKQVFTQAAGVGPRLATRILTELKPKVAKMPGSSQNLQAPILDSAPGASIEADALMALEGLGFRRAETWPVVSRLISENKTSGLDQIIRLSLQELARS, encoded by the coding sequence ATGATAGGACAGCTTACCGGCTTTGTTGGACAAGTTGAAAATGACTGCTGCATTATTGACGTCAATGGTGTTGGTTATGTCGTTTTCGCCTCTACCCAAACTTTGGGGCAACTGGCCAAACCCCCAGAAATAGCCCGTGTTTTCATTGAAACAATCGTAAGGGAAGATGCAATTCAGCTTTACGGTTTTGCTGAACTAGAAGAAAGAGAGTGGTTCCGCTTATTAACAACGGTACAGGGCGTTGGTTCTCGCGTGGCTTTGGCAATTTTGTCCGTTAGCCAGCCTATACAGTTGCTTCAGGCTATTAATGCGAGTGATAAACAGGTTTTTACACAGGCTGCTGGTGTTGGGCCGCGTTTAGCAACGCGTATTTTGACTGAGCTAAAGCCCAAGGTTGCAAAAATGCCAGGGAGTTCTCAAAATCTGCAAGCCCCCATTCTGGACTCTGCACCGGGGGCAAGTATCGAGGCAGATGCACTGATGGCGCTTGAGGGATTAGGATTTCGTCGTGCTGAAACTTGGCCTGTGGTTAGTCGTCTCATAAGTGAAAATAAAACATCAGGGCTTGATCAAATTATTCGTCTCTCCTTGCAAGAGTTAGCACGTTCATGA
- a CDS encoding YbgC/FadM family acyl-CoA thioesterase — translation MAHHIKFRVYYEDTDAGGIVYHARYLGFAERARAEALRELGLAIGELAEKENLGFVVANLSIHYHRPAKLDDVLEIETCLVEAKAARFILQQNIFTEVNSEKLHIASLKVELVSMAMDRLKPVRLPVEVKKRLEQLRTDN, via the coding sequence ATGGCTCACCATATAAAATTTCGTGTATATTATGAAGATACCGATGCTGGAGGCATTGTCTATCATGCGCGTTATCTCGGCTTTGCCGAGCGTGCTAGGGCAGAGGCTTTAAGAGAGTTAGGCCTGGCTATCGGTGAATTGGCTGAAAAAGAAAATCTTGGTTTTGTTGTTGCCAACCTCTCTATTCACTATCATCGTCCGGCTAAATTAGATGATGTTCTCGAAATAGAGACATGCCTTGTAGAGGCCAAAGCGGCCAGGTTTATTTTACAGCAAAATATTTTTACTGAGGTTAATTCAGAAAAACTTCATATTGCTAGTTTAAAAGTGGAACTCGTTTCTATGGCAATGGATAGATTAAAACCTGTGAGATTGCCTGTTGAAGTTAAAAAGCGATTAGAACAACTAAGAACAGATAATTAA
- the tolQ gene encoding protein TolQ: MDQAVSSSALGAVSAVGLSPVQLFLHASIVVKLVMIGLVACSIFVWAVIVEKILLIRRINHEAASFEDLFWSGGSLDDLYETEGARPVHPLAAVFGAAMGEWRRSSRIEGIDMVRGGTQERIDRAINITIAREEDRLSRYVTMLATIGPVAPFVGLFGTVWGIMHAFGSIAAMHNTNLSVVAPGISEALFATAIGLITAIPAYVAYNLITRSLDNFSERMQAFGTEFAAILSRQSEERKAGKN, translated from the coding sequence GTGGACCAAGCGGTGAGTTCAAGTGCTCTAGGGGCTGTTAGCGCTGTGGGGTTATCGCCGGTACAATTATTCTTACATGCTTCCATCGTGGTTAAATTAGTCATGATTGGCCTTGTGGCATGTAGCATATTTGTTTGGGCGGTCATTGTTGAAAAAATCCTTCTTATCCGTCGTATCAACCACGAGGCTGCGTCTTTTGAAGATCTGTTTTGGTCTGGAGGGTCTCTTGATGATCTTTATGAAACAGAGGGTGCACGCCCTGTACATCCTCTGGCAGCTGTTTTTGGCGCAGCTATGGGAGAATGGCGTCGTTCATCGCGTATAGAAGGGATTGATATGGTGCGGGGCGGTACGCAAGAACGTATTGATCGTGCCATTAATATCACGATTGCCCGTGAGGAGGATCGCCTTTCTCGTTATGTGACAATGCTTGCCACAATTGGCCCAGTTGCACCATTTGTCGGGCTATTTGGCACAGTATGGGGCATTATGCATGCTTTCGGCTCAATTGCCGCAATGCATAATACAAATCTTTCAGTTGTTGCTCCTGGTATTTCCGAGGCTCTTTTCGCAACGGCAATTGGTCTTATAACAGCCATACCCGCTTATGTTGCCTATAACCTTATTACGCGTTCATTAGATAATTTTTCAGAGCGTATGCAGGCGTTTGGCACTGAATTCGCTGCCATTCTTTCTCGTCAGTCTGAAGAACGTAAAGCTGGAAAGAACTGA
- the tolR gene encoding protein TolR, translated as MAMSGGGGRFSGRRRHRPASEINVTPLVDVMLVLLIIFMVTAPMMTSGVNVDLPKTSASPVNTDSKPITVSLRSDGNLFLGDEPVTAEELVDRLKKAANNDSTRRIFVRADAKIDYGQVMRVMGQITTGGFSHVALLAQQPPSGP; from the coding sequence ATGGCGATGTCAGGAGGAGGAGGGCGATTTTCCGGTCGCCGCCGTCACAGGCCCGCTTCGGAAATCAATGTTACGCCTTTGGTCGATGTCATGTTGGTGTTGTTGATCATTTTTATGGTCACGGCCCCTATGATGACAAGCGGTGTTAATGTTGATCTTCCTAAAACAAGCGCCAGTCCCGTTAATACTGATAGTAAGCCCATAACTGTTTCCTTACGTAGCGATGGAAACCTGTTTTTGGGTGATGAGCCTGTTACGGCTGAAGAGTTGGTAGATCGTCTTAAAAAAGCTGCCAATAATGACTCAACCAGACGCATTTTTGTGCGTGCGGATGCAAAGATTGATTACGGACAGGTCATGCGTGTTATGGGGCAGATTACGACCGGTGGTTTTAGCCACGTAGCCCTGCTTGCCCAGCAACCCCCAAGTGGCCCTTAA
- a CDS encoding energy transducer TonB has protein sequence MGHGGILIALLWNHVAPLPEPPPPPPVEMVFDTQGSAAPPMKSAHKAKVPAPFAKEESEAPPSQEPPKKAPHEPPPPTAPPPPRASSVPKPSKTPVKTDIQQKAELHEKGEVSAEPKKQKVVKQKVADIKAPSPSVTKPILKPQASKTHQPNEAKKAQSDSHSLLATLDSFRSEQKQTQPPRAKANPSQGGSPKGGGDPDGDTRSLNAGEQKAIGASVRRCYQEDTAAKNYASFMARMIVTVDASGEARIAVFAPETASRMASDPSYRVLAERARAAVLSPTCSHLPVPARLLGKTRQFRFVFRP, from the coding sequence ATGGGGCATGGGGGAATTTTAATAGCGCTTTTATGGAACCATGTGGCTCCATTGCCTGAACCTCCACCGCCACCACCTGTTGAAATGGTTTTTGATACACAAGGTTCAGCGGCTCCTCCAATGAAATCAGCTCACAAGGCTAAGGTTCCTGCACCATTTGCTAAAGAGGAGAGTGAAGCGCCTCCCTCTCAGGAACCACCTAAAAAGGCGCCTCATGAGCCACCGCCACCAACAGCGCCACCACCACCGCGGGCATCATCAGTGCCTAAACCTTCCAAGACGCCTGTAAAAACAGACATTCAGCAAAAAGCTGAGCTGCACGAAAAAGGGGAGGTTAGTGCTGAACCCAAAAAGCAAAAGGTGGTCAAGCAGAAAGTGGCTGATATTAAAGCCCCGTCACCTTCAGTTACAAAACCTATTTTAAAGCCACAGGCCTCAAAAACCCACCAACCGAATGAAGCTAAAAAAGCACAATCAGATAGCCATTCCTTGCTGGCCACTTTGGATAGTTTTCGGTCTGAACAAAAACAGACCCAGCCACCAAGAGCCAAGGCTAATCCGTCACAGGGTGGTTCTCCTAAAGGTGGGGGAGATCCAGATGGTGATACGCGTTCTTTGAATGCGGGAGAGCAAAAAGCTATCGGCGCTTCCGTACGGCGTTGCTATCAGGAGGATACGGCGGCGAAAAATTATGCAAGCTTTATGGCGCGCATGATCGTAACAGTAGATGCCTCAGGAGAAGCCAGAATTGCGGTTTTTGCGCCTGAGACAGCATCACGTATGGCTTCTGACCCCTCTTATCGTGTGTTGGCTGAGCGTGCTCGTGCGGCTGTATTAAGTCCAACCTGTTCACATTTGCCAGTTCCTGCCCGTTTACTGGGGAAAACCCGGCAATTTCGTTTTGTGTTTAGACCATAA
- the pal gene encoding peptidoglycan-associated lipoprotein Pal, whose translation MKFKAFGIIGLTLALAACGSSSDHKGDSLGNGMSQQADMGPVPGSEADLVASAGDRVYFALAQNQLSSEARATLDKQAAWLQRYPQVSIVIAGNCDDRGTEEYNIALGQRRANAARDYLQARGVSASRISTISYGKDRPTVDGDNEEAWAQNRNAITSVR comes from the coding sequence ATGAAATTCAAGGCGTTTGGTATTATCGGTTTGACCCTTGCTCTGGCAGCTTGCGGTAGCTCCTCAGATCATAAAGGGGACAGCTTAGGGAACGGTATGTCTCAGCAGGCTGATATGGGGCCTGTACCTGGTAGTGAAGCAGATTTGGTCGCTAGTGCTGGGGACCGCGTCTATTTTGCTCTGGCACAAAATCAGCTTAGCTCAGAAGCGCGTGCAACCCTTGATAAACAGGCTGCTTGGCTGCAACGTTATCCTCAGGTGAGCATTGTCATTGCAGGAAATTGCGATGACCGTGGCACAGAAGAGTACAATATTGCTCTGGGTCAACGTCGTGCTAATGCTGCAAGAGACTATTTGCAGGCTCGTGGCGTAAGTGCATCACGTATCAGCACCATCTCATATGGTAAAGATCGCCCTACAGTTGATGGCGATAATGAAGAAGCATGGGCACAGAATCGTAATGCTATTACATCGGTTCGCTAA
- a CDS encoding tol-pal system YbgF family protein, which yields MSRLAILKQIKNSLSLMCLVSTFPFATAYADNGLSREDILRQHQQLERQKAGYSSDSQDALAPPVASDSAINALSHSSHNGAVNYGANNDATSDNLVAQLLERVNSLENQVRGMRGELDQLNNQVQQNQADMKKQIGDMQFAQQNGSSSHSNSVPVAKPAAKGNANINNGTPKPSLTPIKSGQDALAAQRFSDAEFYAREALKSAKTATLKAEADYLLARALAGQKNYRQSAVSYFDAYNKAPKSGRAPEALLGVAASMISLKNNAAACEALDKLSREFPNANARVKSSQKVFRARAACH from the coding sequence ATGTCACGACTTGCTATTTTAAAGCAGATTAAAAATTCTCTGTCTTTAATGTGCCTTGTTTCGACTTTCCCTTTTGCCACGGCCTATGCCGATAATGGTCTGTCGCGTGAGGATATATTACGGCAACACCAACAATTAGAGCGTCAGAAGGCTGGTTATTCTTCTGACTCGCAGGATGCTCTAGCCCCTCCCGTCGCTTCTGACTCAGCTATTAATGCCTTATCTCATTCTTCTCATAATGGTGCGGTAAATTACGGGGCAAATAATGATGCCACATCTGATAATCTGGTCGCACAGCTCTTAGAGCGTGTGAATAGCCTGGAAAACCAGGTGCGGGGAATGAGAGGAGAGCTGGATCAGCTTAATAATCAGGTTCAGCAAAACCAGGCAGATATGAAAAAGCAAATTGGTGACATGCAGTTTGCTCAGCAAAATGGATCATCTTCTCATAGCAATTCTGTACCGGTAGCTAAGCCAGCTGCTAAGGGGAATGCGAATATAAATAATGGTACCCCTAAACCATCCTTAACGCCTATTAAGTCTGGGCAGGATGCACTTGCCGCACAGCGTTTTAGTGATGCAGAATTTTACGCGCGTGAGGCTTTAAAATCAGCCAAAACGGCAACATTGAAAGCTGAAGCCGATTATCTATTAGCGCGTGCTTTGGCGGGACAGAAAAATTATCGGCAATCAGCAGTTTCTTATTTTGACGCCTATAATAAAGCTCCTAAATCAGGCCGGGCACCAGAAGCACTCTTAGGTGTTGCTGCATCAATGATCTCCCTTAAAAATAATGCTGCTGCGTGCGAAGCTCTGGATAAACTTTCCAGAGAATTTCCAAATGCAAATGCCCGAGTTAAATCCTCACAAAAGGTTTTCCGTGCCCGCGCTGCCTGTCACTAA
- the tilS gene encoding tRNA lysidine(34) synthetase TilS — MPALPVTKDEFASLINKLGPFGPDDPRSPLALAVSGGGDSLALAYLARGWRKHIIAFIVDHALRAESRQEAELTQKRLEAMGVPAHILTLDSLKTGGLQERARDARFAILERACKNAGATALVLAHHEADQEETMWMRVEKKSGKSGLTGIAPRLYRGRIALIRPFLSIRPERLKETLRQANIAWCEDPSNHNRRFKRVQLRQDLTDLERHEMRSLQVKSVLDYRRDENDVAELLARHASWQAEGWIILESKALSVDDHNISQNLLGRLISLVGGNPYIPSRAQLAMLKENEQGTLGGVIVKKQLSHNFKGRRDYKEPKTNLLFMREERSLEGFCPAKSGQLWDNRWLYLGPDRTDCQIGPLGEKALSLRVNREVPAAVLKTVPALWHKGTVVSVAEGVRGLIKDLPRENFSWESRVIVTGTRLF, encoded by the coding sequence GTGCCCGCGCTGCCTGTCACTAAAGATGAATTTGCTTCCCTTATAAATAAACTCGGTCCTTTTGGGCCAGATGATCCCAGATCTCCTCTTGCTTTGGCTGTTTCAGGCGGAGGGGATTCCCTGGCTCTTGCTTATTTGGCAAGAGGGTGGCGAAAGCATATTATAGCTTTTATTGTTGATCATGCTTTGCGAGCAGAGTCCCGTCAGGAGGCAGAGTTAACACAAAAGCGGCTCGAAGCTATGGGGGTTCCGGCACATATTTTAACTTTAGATAGTTTAAAAACAGGTGGGTTGCAGGAAAGAGCACGGGACGCTCGTTTTGCTATTTTGGAGCGTGCTTGTAAAAATGCCGGAGCAACTGCTTTAGTGCTTGCTCACCATGAAGCAGATCAAGAAGAAACAATGTGGATGAGGGTGGAGAAAAAGAGCGGTAAAAGCGGATTAACAGGTATTGCCCCTAGATTATATCGCGGTAGAATTGCTCTCATTCGTCCTTTTTTGTCCATTCGTCCCGAGCGTTTGAAAGAAACATTGCGACAGGCAAATATAGCCTGGTGTGAAGATCCCTCAAATCATAATAGACGTTTCAAACGTGTACAGCTGCGCCAGGATCTTACTGACCTAGAACGACATGAAATGAGGTCTTTACAGGTAAAGTCGGTGCTGGATTATCGACGTGATGAAAATGACGTGGCAGAGCTTTTGGCCCGCCATGCATCATGGCAAGCTGAAGGGTGGATTATTTTGGAAAGCAAAGCCCTGTCTGTTGATGATCATAATATTTCTCAAAACTTATTAGGCCGTTTAATCAGTCTTGTTGGTGGTAATCCTTACATTCCTAGCCGTGCGCAATTAGCTATGCTGAAAGAAAATGAACAGGGTACGCTAGGAGGGGTCATCGTAAAAAAACAGCTTTCGCACAATTTTAAAGGCCGGCGAGACTATAAAGAGCCAAAAACAAATCTGTTATTTATGCGTGAAGAGCGTTCTCTCGAAGGGTTTTGTCCAGCAAAGTCAGGACAGCTATGGGATAATCGCTGGCTGTATCTTGGCCCTGATCGGACAGATTGTCAGATTGGGCCTTTAGGTGAGAAGGCTTTGTCACTTCGTGTAAATAGAGAGGTTCCCGCAGCCGTTCTTAAAACAGTACCAGCTCTTTGGCATAAAGGAACTGTTGTGAGTGTGGCAGAAGGCGTAAGAGGGCTTATAAAAGATTTACCAAGGGAGAATTTTTCATGGGAGAGCCGTGTCATAGTAACAGGCACCAGGCTATTTTAA